A single region of the Solwaraspora sp. WMMD791 genome encodes:
- a CDS encoding DUF6403 family protein, which produces MHNQAGQRGSIMGGGPVMGWSWLWWLGGGVVLAAAGFGAAVLPGRRAYDHGRRITWSTARAAIDAAEISRDAAPRPVAEAEQLLARAQALAADRGGRTAARAATDYARRADRLWRATAGPQARP; this is translated from the coding sequence ATGCACAATCAGGCAGGTCAGCGCGGTTCGATCATGGGGGGTGGGCCGGTCATGGGCTGGTCCTGGCTGTGGTGGCTGGGTGGCGGTGTCGTCCTGGCGGCCGCCGGATTCGGCGCGGCGGTGCTGCCCGGCCGCCGCGCGTACGACCACGGCCGGCGGATCACCTGGTCGACGGCGCGGGCCGCGATCGACGCCGCCGAGATCAGCCGCGACGCCGCGCCCCGCCCGGTCGCCGAGGCCGAGCAACTGCTCGCCCGGGCGCAGGCGCTCGCGGCCGACCGGGGCGGCCGGACGGCGGCCCGAGCGGCCACCGACTACGCCCGGCGTGCCGACCGGCTGTGGCGGGCGACCGCCGGACCGCAGGCCCGGCCGTGA
- a CDS encoding acVLRF1 family peptidyl-tRNA hydrolase: MRGARPAAGGGRWVEISPERIRGWLDGFYGRHDGASEDGLTLTGASNGDTATLLPPPGIEGVTDVDGLLTALIRPPRIGLLLARKGAVAVGVVDGTVVVVSKVERHYVQGRTAAGGQSQQRYARRRDNQATAAAGRAADIVARVLLPYVPGAATQQVGAGEEPINALVCGGDRLMVDTVLADQRLAPLLPLRHPHLLECPEPRLAVLQDAAVTARRVRIHLVP, encoded by the coding sequence GTGCGTGGGGCGCGGCCGGCGGCCGGCGGTGGCCGGTGGGTGGAGATCTCGCCGGAGCGGATCCGGGGCTGGCTCGACGGCTTCTACGGCCGCCACGACGGTGCCAGCGAGGACGGCCTGACCCTGACCGGGGCCAGCAACGGTGACACCGCGACCCTGCTGCCGCCACCGGGCATCGAGGGGGTGACCGACGTCGACGGGCTGCTCACCGCGCTGATCCGGCCACCGCGCATCGGTCTGCTGCTGGCCCGCAAGGGCGCGGTGGCGGTGGGCGTCGTCGACGGCACCGTCGTCGTGGTGTCCAAGGTCGAGCGGCACTACGTGCAGGGACGCACCGCCGCCGGCGGGCAGTCGCAGCAGCGGTACGCCCGCCGGCGCGACAACCAGGCGACGGCGGCCGCCGGACGGGCCGCCGACATCGTGGCCCGGGTGCTGCTGCCGTACGTCCCAGGGGCGGCGACGCAGCAGGTCGGTGCCGGGGAGGAGCCGATCAACGCCCTGGTCTGCGGCGGCGACCGGTTGATGGTCGACACGGTGCTCGCCGACCAGCGGCTGGCGCCGCTGCTGCCGTTGCGCCATCCGCACCTGCTGGAGTGCCCCGAACCTCGGCTCGCCGTGCTGCAGGACGCCGCGGTCACCGCCCGCCGCGTCCGCATCCATCTCGTGCCCTGA
- a CDS encoding ABC transporter ATP-binding protein, with the protein MTASGRLPVADPRTVRRATGELLGQQRWVVAGILVLHVGAALAGLAGPWLLGRIVDVVTSGASVATVDRLAAALIGFVLLQGLLTRFARYVGLRFGERAVARLREDFVHRVLGLPVSVVERAGTGDLATRSSSDVATVGTMVRDVVPVVVIATAQLVLLFGAVFWLHPLLGLAGLIGLPSIVAVTRWYLRRARPAYLTEGAAMAALTDTLTTTADGTRTVEALRLGDERIRAARNRIADLWAARRATLALRSVYFPVAEASVALPIGAALLVGGLLLHRDTVTLGAVVAAALYLQQAVDPLDTILQWIEQAQRGLASYARVLGVGQVPPEPRGRGATPTGREVRMTGLTFGYGGGVDVLRGIDLTVAAGQRLAIVGPSGAGKSTLARLVAGIEVPRDGAVRLGGCPVTDLDPAQRRRRIALVTQEHHVFIGTLRDNLRFAAPEASDEALRSALGTVGADWYAELPDGLDTLLGDGALDLSAGHAQQVALARLVLADPDILILDEATAALDPTTARRTEQALAAVLAGRTVIAIAHRLNSAHDADRVAVLDQGRITEQGSHDELIAADGAYAALWRSWHG; encoded by the coding sequence GTGACCGCCTCCGGTCGGCTGCCGGTGGCCGATCCACGCACCGTCCGGCGGGCGACCGGTGAACTGCTCGGCCAGCAACGCTGGGTGGTCGCCGGTATCCTGGTGCTGCACGTCGGCGCGGCCCTGGCCGGCCTGGCCGGGCCGTGGCTGCTCGGTCGGATCGTCGACGTGGTCACCAGCGGCGCGTCGGTGGCCACAGTGGACCGGCTGGCGGCGGCCCTGATCGGCTTCGTCCTGCTGCAAGGGCTGCTCACCCGCTTTGCCCGGTACGTCGGGCTGCGCTTCGGCGAACGGGCGGTGGCCCGGCTGCGCGAGGACTTCGTGCACCGCGTCCTCGGGCTACCGGTGTCGGTGGTCGAACGGGCCGGCACCGGCGACCTCGCCACCCGCAGCTCCAGCGACGTCGCCACGGTCGGCACCATGGTCCGCGACGTGGTGCCGGTGGTGGTGATCGCCACCGCGCAGCTGGTCCTGCTCTTCGGCGCGGTGTTCTGGCTGCATCCGCTGCTGGGGCTGGCCGGCCTGATCGGCCTGCCGTCGATCGTGGCGGTGACCCGCTGGTACCTGCGCCGGGCCCGCCCGGCCTACCTGACCGAGGGCGCGGCGATGGCCGCGTTGACCGACACGTTGACCACCACCGCCGACGGCACCCGCACGGTGGAGGCGCTGCGGCTGGGCGACGAACGGATCCGCGCCGCCCGGAACCGGATCGCCGACCTGTGGGCCGCCCGACGGGCCACCCTCGCCCTTCGTTCGGTGTACTTCCCGGTGGCCGAGGCCAGCGTCGCGCTGCCGATCGGGGCCGCGCTGCTGGTCGGCGGGCTGCTGCTGCACCGGGACACCGTCACCCTCGGCGCGGTGGTCGCCGCCGCGCTCTACCTGCAGCAGGCCGTCGACCCGCTGGACACCATCCTGCAGTGGATCGAACAGGCCCAGCGCGGGCTGGCGTCGTACGCCCGGGTCCTCGGCGTCGGGCAGGTGCCGCCGGAACCGCGCGGCCGAGGTGCCACCCCGACCGGCCGTGAGGTGCGGATGACCGGCCTGACCTTCGGCTACGGCGGCGGCGTCGACGTGCTGCGCGGCATCGACCTGACGGTGGCCGCCGGGCAGCGGCTGGCGATCGTCGGGCCGTCCGGGGCGGGCAAGTCCACCCTGGCCCGGCTGGTCGCCGGCATCGAGGTACCCCGTGACGGCGCGGTGCGCCTCGGCGGCTGCCCGGTGACCGACCTCGACCCGGCGCAGCGGCGTCGCCGGATCGCCCTGGTCACCCAGGAGCACCACGTCTTCATCGGCACGCTGCGCGACAACCTACGGTTCGCCGCCCCCGAGGCGTCCGACGAGGCGTTGCGGTCCGCGTTGGGCACGGTCGGTGCCGACTGGTACGCCGAGCTGCCCGACGGCCTGGACACCCTCCTCGGCGACGGCGCGCTCGATTTGTCGGCCGGGCACGCCCAGCAGGTGGCGCTCGCCCGGCTGGTGCTGGCCGATCCGGACATCCTGATCCTGGACGAGGCGACCGCCGCCCTCGACCCGACCACCGCCCGACGGACCGAGCAGGCGTTGGCGGCGGTGCTGGCCGGGCGGACCGTCATCGCCATCGCGCACCGGTTGAACTCGGCGCACGACGCCGACCGGGTGGCGGTGCTGGACCAGGGCCGGATCACCGAACAGGGCAGCCACGACGAGCTGATCGCCGCCGACGGCGCGTACGCCGCGCTGTGGCGCTCCTGGCACGGCTGA
- a CDS encoding TetR/AcrR family transcriptional regulator, translated as MPRLVDHGQRRAELLAATWQVVRQRGVEGTTTRAIAQEAGCSLSVLAHFLGGKDDILVAAQRAIYDRIVARAFRIGGRLYGLAALRAALDAVLPLDAERAADAHVNVAFAGAALSHPRLAAARREAHQRIRPLLQVCLREARDRGELRAGVADDEVLDDFIILVEGSTLLSLVDGLPEEGRADRLDRVATAFVDQLRAPAG; from the coding sequence GTGCCCAGACTCGTCGACCACGGGCAGCGGCGGGCCGAGCTGCTCGCCGCGACCTGGCAGGTCGTGCGGCAGCGGGGCGTCGAGGGCACCACCACCCGGGCGATCGCCCAGGAAGCGGGCTGTTCGCTCAGCGTACTGGCGCATTTTCTCGGCGGTAAGGACGACATCCTGGTCGCGGCGCAGCGGGCGATCTACGACCGGATCGTCGCCCGGGCGTTCCGCATCGGCGGACGACTGTACGGGTTGGCCGCGCTGCGGGCCGCGCTCGACGCCGTTCTGCCGCTCGACGCCGAGCGGGCCGCCGACGCCCACGTCAACGTGGCTTTCGCCGGGGCCGCGCTGTCGCACCCCCGGCTGGCCGCCGCCCGCCGCGAGGCACACCAGCGGATCCGCCCGCTGCTGCAGGTCTGCCTGCGGGAGGCCCGCGACCGGGGCGAGCTGCGGGCCGGCGTGGCCGACGACGAGGTGCTCGACGACTTCATCATCCTGGTCGAGGGCAGCACCCTGCTCAGTCTCGTCGACGGCCTCCCCGAGGAGGGCCGCGCCGACCGGCTCGACCGGGTCGCCACCGCCTTCGTCGATCAGCTGCGGGCACCCGCCGGCTGA
- a CDS encoding pyridoxamine 5'-phosphate oxidase family protein, whose amino-acid sequence MIDIDADLAGTLAAYRTCEFATLARDGTPIAWPTAALRRPDGTLLVTTSLAFAQKALNVRRDGRVALLFSDRTASGLPHDAPTILVQGSAVCPEEIVTSPTGIEEYWAMLFDRQPHSRRYLVPPVRWLMGWYFTRLLISVTPWRVTTAAADPPGSAACVASGAPLGAGVIDQYPTAVLGFRDATGGPVLTRVRPVAADDAWALSGLDDAQPVAGPASLLVHRHDDRLDGLRNVLLRGELTRAAGGWLLRPHRLVDPGATGTLREAVGTLRAAHRRTASYLDRRGRTAPPVRWSEFQQVAATVRAG is encoded by the coding sequence ATGATCGACATCGATGCCGACCTGGCCGGCACCCTGGCCGCCTACCGCACCTGCGAGTTCGCCACCCTGGCCCGTGACGGTACGCCGATCGCCTGGCCGACCGCCGCGCTGCGCCGCCCCGACGGCACCCTGCTGGTGACCACGTCGCTGGCGTTCGCGCAGAAGGCGCTCAACGTCCGCCGCGACGGCCGGGTGGCGCTGCTCTTCTCCGACCGGACGGCGAGCGGGCTGCCGCACGACGCGCCGACGATCCTGGTGCAGGGGTCGGCGGTCTGCCCGGAGGAGATCGTCACCAGCCCGACGGGCATCGAGGAGTACTGGGCGATGCTGTTCGACCGCCAGCCGCACAGCCGCCGGTACCTGGTGCCACCGGTCCGGTGGCTGATGGGCTGGTACTTCACCCGGCTGCTGATCAGCGTCACCCCGTGGCGGGTGACGACCGCCGCCGCCGACCCGCCCGGCAGCGCCGCCTGCGTCGCGTCCGGAGCGCCGCTGGGGGCCGGGGTGATTGACCAGTACCCGACGGCGGTGCTGGGCTTCCGCGACGCCACCGGCGGCCCCGTACTGACCCGGGTCCGACCGGTCGCCGCCGACGACGCCTGGGCACTGTCCGGCCTGGATGACGCGCAGCCGGTGGCCGGACCGGCGAGTCTGCTGGTCCACCGCCACGACGACCGGCTCGACGGGCTGCGTAACGTCCTGCTGCGTGGCGAGCTGACCCGCGCCGCCGGCGGCTGGCTGCTGCGTCCGCACCGACTGGTCGATCCCGGCGCGACCGGCACCCTGCGCGAAGCAGTCGGTACGTTGCGTGCCGCGCATCGCCGTACCGCCAGCTACCTCGACCGGCGTGGCCGCACCGCGCCGCCGGTGCGCTGGTCGGAGTTCCAGCAGGTCGCCGCGACCGTCCGCGCCGGATGA
- a CDS encoding NB-ARC domain-containing protein, producing the protein MDVAGGEVAAFASELRKLRALAGKPTYREMARSALYSPSVLSSAASGTRLPTLQVTLGFVAACGGDREQWRRRWMQVARTAAADPPSRTRPCGRPTGADLPRPAHLPWRCGEFVGRAAELARIQEHLAPVQDHQAPAQEQLAPVQEQLAPITTQPATPVLVTGPVGVGKTRFALEYAHQVAADLVDGQLYADLGTLRGTSSEIGQLLEDFLHALGLPADQVPHTVDQRAGLYRSLLADRRLLVLLDNVRDERQVRPLLVASRRSRTILVSRSRLLGLDGVARIRLDVLSRAEALAMIAASVPDRVATAPRECERLAALCGDLPLALDITLRKLTARPDLSLCEVTARLARPATALDWLRVGDLSLRAALRSAYQGLSADARTLLGRIARLSFRCDPEAVMRDGQDLAEELIDAGLLRDGDRPGSYRVGRLVRTFVLDAETPGDDPAPVPAYSDLYAGWPTRDITAAGVSAAHAGLRY; encoded by the coding sequence GTGGACGTCGCAGGAGGAGAGGTTGCTGCCTTTGCCAGTGAACTGCGCAAACTCCGCGCCCTAGCTGGAAAGCCGACATACCGCGAGATGGCCCGGTCGGCGCTGTACTCCCCGTCGGTGCTGTCCAGCGCGGCCAGCGGCACCCGATTACCGACGTTGCAGGTCACCCTGGGATTCGTCGCGGCCTGCGGCGGCGATCGCGAACAGTGGCGGCGACGGTGGATGCAGGTCGCCCGGACGGCCGCCGCGGACCCGCCGTCGCGCACCCGTCCCTGCGGCCGGCCGACCGGGGCGGACCTGCCGCGACCGGCCCACCTGCCGTGGCGGTGCGGCGAGTTCGTCGGCCGCGCGGCCGAACTGGCCCGAATCCAGGAACACCTGGCCCCTGTCCAGGACCACCAGGCCCCTGCTCAGGAACAACTGGCACCCGTCCAGGAACAACTGGCCCCGATCACGACGCAGCCGGCGACCCCGGTGCTGGTCACCGGCCCGGTCGGGGTCGGCAAGACCCGGTTCGCCCTGGAGTACGCCCACCAGGTCGCCGCCGATCTGGTCGACGGACAGCTGTACGCCGACCTTGGCACGCTGCGCGGCACCTCCTCGGAGATCGGGCAGCTGCTCGAGGACTTCCTGCACGCCCTGGGCCTACCGGCCGACCAGGTGCCGCACACCGTCGACCAGCGCGCCGGGCTCTACCGGTCGCTGCTGGCCGACCGCCGACTACTGGTCCTGCTCGACAACGTGCGCGACGAGCGACAGGTCCGTCCACTGCTGGTCGCGTCGCGGCGTAGCCGGACGATCCTGGTCAGCCGCAGCCGGCTGCTGGGACTCGACGGTGTCGCCCGGATCCGGCTCGACGTGCTGTCCCGGGCCGAGGCGCTGGCGATGATAGCCGCCTCCGTACCGGACCGCGTCGCCACCGCGCCGAGGGAATGCGAACGGCTCGCCGCGCTCTGCGGCGATCTGCCGCTGGCATTGGACATCACGCTGCGTAAACTGACCGCCCGACCGGACCTGTCGCTGTGCGAGGTGACGGCCCGGCTGGCGCGACCCGCGACGGCGCTGGACTGGTTGCGCGTCGGCGACCTGTCGCTGCGCGCCGCGCTGCGTTCGGCGTACCAGGGACTCAGCGCCGACGCGCGGACGCTGCTCGGCCGGATTGCCCGGTTGTCCTTCCGATGCGACCCGGAAGCGGTCATGCGCGACGGGCAGGACCTCGCCGAGGAGCTGATCGACGCCGGTCTGCTACGCGACGGCGACCGGCCCGGCAGCTATCGGGTGGGGCGGCTGGTGCGCACCTTCGTGCTCGACGCCGAGACCCCGGGCGACGACCCGGCACCGGTGCCGGCGTACAGCGATCTGTACGCCGGCTGGCCCACCCGGGACATCACGGCGGCCGGGGTGTCGGCGGCCCACGCCGGGCTGCGGTACTGA
- a CDS encoding MFS transporter: MATPTAATPTGAILPRVRAPWVTAYVLAMVGVAAGWFGPIQILLPEQAQALAGEGTIGKETLLAVVTGYGAAASMLANPLWGALSDRLRTRWGHRRPVLVAGAAVGSVGLVVLAVAGTGPAMVAGWILVQIGLNGPLAALAAMIGDRVPEVQRGTVGALFGVAQIVGVVVGTAVAVVVGDTAIGYAALAVAAPALMVSIVLVHREPSGRPAEPAAPAATRDPRAVRAPAGWLRVLLRPGADFGWAWLIRFLLNLVNALVLLYLYYYLADRVGVDDPGTLVLMLTLVNVTIAGGCAAAGGVLSDRWRRRRGFIAAGAGALAAGTALLGLLPYLPAVLVATVFIGAGWGLFVAVDMAVMTQVLPDAETRAMMLGVANVAASLPQLAAPVLAAPIVTSAGGYPVLYLVTAGVALLALACLPRLRRIG, encoded by the coding sequence ATGGCGACACCGACCGCAGCCACGCCGACCGGAGCGATCCTGCCCCGGGTCCGCGCACCGTGGGTGACCGCGTACGTCCTGGCGATGGTCGGCGTCGCGGCAGGCTGGTTCGGACCGATCCAGATCCTGCTGCCGGAGCAGGCCCAGGCCCTCGCGGGTGAGGGCACCATCGGCAAAGAGACGCTGCTCGCGGTCGTCACCGGGTACGGCGCGGCCGCCTCCATGCTGGCCAATCCACTCTGGGGTGCGCTCTCCGACCGGCTACGCACCCGGTGGGGCCACCGTCGCCCGGTCCTCGTCGCCGGTGCCGCCGTCGGGTCGGTCGGGCTCGTCGTGCTCGCCGTGGCCGGTACCGGTCCGGCGATGGTCGCCGGCTGGATTCTGGTCCAGATCGGACTGAACGGCCCGCTCGCGGCGCTCGCCGCGATGATCGGCGACCGGGTGCCGGAGGTCCAACGCGGCACGGTCGGCGCGTTGTTCGGGGTGGCCCAGATCGTCGGAGTGGTCGTGGGCACCGCTGTCGCCGTGGTCGTCGGCGACACCGCCATCGGCTACGCCGCGCTGGCCGTCGCCGCCCCCGCCCTGATGGTCAGCATCGTCCTGGTGCACCGTGAGCCGTCGGGCCGGCCGGCGGAACCGGCGGCGCCGGCAGCGACGCGGGACCCTCGGGCGGTCCGGGCACCCGCCGGGTGGCTGCGGGTGCTGCTGCGCCCGGGTGCCGACTTCGGCTGGGCCTGGCTGATCCGGTTCCTGCTGAACCTGGTCAACGCGCTCGTCCTGCTCTACCTCTACTACTACCTGGCCGACCGGGTCGGCGTCGACGACCCGGGCACCCTGGTGCTGATGCTCACCCTGGTCAACGTCACCATCGCCGGCGGGTGCGCCGCCGCTGGCGGGGTGCTCTCCGACCGCTGGCGTCGCCGCCGCGGCTTCATCGCCGCCGGGGCCGGTGCCCTCGCCGCCGGCACCGCCCTGCTCGGGCTGCTGCCGTACCTGCCGGCGGTGCTGGTCGCCACCGTCTTCATCGGTGCCGGCTGGGGGCTGTTCGTCGCCGTCGACATGGCGGTGATGACGCAGGTCCTGCCCGACGCCGAGACCCGGGCGATGATGCTCGGCGTGGCGAACGTCGCCGCGTCGCTGCCGCAGCTGGCGGCACCCGTACTGGCTGCGCCGATCGTCACCTCTGCCGGCGGTTACCCGGTGCTGTACCTGGTCACCGCCGGGGTCGCGCTGCTGGCCCTGGCCTGCCTGCCCCGACTGCGCCGCATCGGATGA
- a CDS encoding ABC transporter ATP-binding protein produces MLRGAGLSTMWMIGLAGRPYLVARAIDDGLRPGRWAVLAWWVGAVLVAGVLISVVGVLRHRTMTYIREDATARSAGVLSRQLARIGAVLPSRLATGEVATVGGTDITHTSHVLTLTGPGVGAVLAYLVVAVLLWSVSPALAAVILIGVPVVAALLGPLLRRLDRAEQTYRREQGQLTARAGDIVAGLRVLAGVGGRSLFADRYVTGSQRLRGHGYRVAAVNSWIEALTVTVPGLFLAAVVWLSARMAVADEITVGELVAVYGYVAALTVPVWFLQEGSYQFIRGRVAARRIVALLRLTPDPVTDLPTRHTAAAPPQPADLHDPDSGLTVPAGRMIGVAVDDPGDGQALADRLGRFRRSAVTWGPVPLSAVALDEVRARILVADHDAYLFAGTLRQILQGARADEPGPVSDRRLRAAVRVASADDVVTSLPDGLATPIGSRARTLSGGQRQRVRLARALLVEPEVLILIEPTSAVDAHTEARVAARLRTARAGRTTVLVTTSPLLLAATDTVAYLRGNRVVGMGSHARLLAGDPGYRALVARGGELTDAAGSQDPAGGSTATLGRS; encoded by the coding sequence GTGCTGCGCGGCGCCGGGCTCAGTACGATGTGGATGATCGGCCTGGCCGGCCGGCCGTACCTGGTGGCCCGGGCGATCGACGACGGACTGCGCCCCGGCCGGTGGGCCGTACTGGCCTGGTGGGTCGGCGCCGTGCTGGTCGCCGGGGTGCTGATCTCCGTGGTCGGCGTGCTGCGGCACCGCACGATGACCTACATCCGCGAGGACGCCACCGCCCGGTCCGCCGGGGTGCTGTCGCGGCAGTTGGCGCGCATCGGCGCGGTCCTGCCGAGCCGGCTCGCCACCGGCGAGGTGGCCACCGTCGGCGGCACCGACATCACCCACACCTCGCACGTGCTCACCCTGACCGGGCCGGGTGTCGGTGCGGTGCTGGCGTACCTGGTGGTCGCGGTCCTGCTCTGGTCGGTCTCGCCGGCGCTGGCGGCGGTCATCCTGATCGGCGTGCCGGTGGTCGCGGCACTGCTCGGCCCGCTGCTGCGCCGCTTGGACCGGGCCGAGCAAACCTACCGGCGGGAACAGGGCCAGCTCACCGCCCGGGCCGGTGACATCGTCGCCGGGCTGCGGGTGCTGGCCGGGGTCGGCGGTCGGTCCCTGTTCGCCGACCGCTACGTCACCGGGTCGCAGCGGCTGCGCGGGCACGGCTACCGGGTCGCGGCGGTGAACAGCTGGATCGAGGCGCTCACCGTCACCGTCCCCGGGTTGTTCCTCGCCGCCGTGGTCTGGCTCTCCGCCCGGATGGCGGTCGCCGACGAGATCACCGTCGGTGAGCTGGTCGCCGTCTACGGGTACGTCGCCGCGCTGACCGTCCCGGTCTGGTTCCTCCAGGAAGGCAGCTACCAGTTCATCCGGGGCCGGGTCGCGGCCCGCCGGATCGTGGCCCTGCTGCGGCTCACCCCCGATCCGGTGACCGACCTGCCGACGCGGCACACCGCCGCCGCCCCGCCGCAGCCGGCCGACCTGCACGACCCCGACAGCGGGTTGACCGTGCCGGCCGGGCGGATGATCGGGGTGGCGGTCGACGACCCGGGTGACGGGCAGGCCCTGGCCGACCGGCTCGGCCGGTTCCGTCGGTCCGCAGTGACCTGGGGCCCGGTGCCGCTGAGTGCGGTCGCGCTCGACGAGGTGCGGGCCCGGATTCTGGTCGCCGACCACGACGCGTACCTGTTCGCCGGCACGTTGCGGCAGATCCTGCAGGGTGCGCGGGCGGACGAGCCGGGACCGGTGAGTGACCGGCGGCTGCGGGCGGCGGTCCGGGTCGCCTCCGCCGACGACGTGGTGACGTCGCTACCGGACGGCCTGGCGACCCCGATCGGCAGTCGCGCCCGTACCCTCTCCGGCGGCCAACGTCAGCGGGTCCGGCTGGCCCGGGCGCTGCTGGTGGAGCCGGAGGTGCTGATCCTGATCGAGCCGACCTCGGCGGTCGACGCGCACACCGAGGCACGGGTCGCCGCCCGGTTGCGCACCGCGCGGGCAGGCCGGACCACGGTGCTGGTCACCACGTCCCCGCTGCTGCTCGCGGCCACCGACACGGTCGCGTACCTGCGGGGCAATCGGGTCGTCGGGATGGGCAGCCACGCGCGGCTGCTGGCCGGCGACCCGGGCTACCGGGCGCTGGTCGCCCGGGGCGGCGAACTGACCGACGCGGCCGGGTCGCAAGACCCGGCCGGCGGTTCGACGGCGACGTTGGGGCGGTCGTGA
- a CDS encoding GH1 family beta-glucosidase: protein MSATVPLLPAGFRFGMSTSAFQIEGATDVDGRGPSIWDTFTARAGTVRHGENATVAVDHYHRYAEDVTHVADCGVHDYRFSFAWPRVLPDATTVNPAGLDFYDRLVDRLLAAGVRPVPTLYHWDLPQVLEDAGGWLSRDTAYALADYATVLVERLGDRIRDWITMNEMSVHALYGYALTEHAPGRGLGLAALPAAHHQLLAHGLAVQVLREHSAAAVGVANQHFPVLPASDDVADQMAAALFADLTNWCYSDPILRGEYPNPLIRDGIGTPDAVLDRDLAVIGTPLDFYGVNYYEPTMIESPRAGKDYRGVLEVDIPDGLPFSPVPVPDVARTDFGWAIAPGGLTDILRTLHERYPGMPPVVVTENGASFHDPGPDPTGRIADDRRIAFLDAHLRAVGDAVAAGVDVRGYYVWSAMDNFEWAAGYDERFGLVHVDRTTLERTRKDSWYWLRDVIAAQPAGARS from the coding sequence GTGTCCGCCACCGTCCCGCTGCTGCCCGCCGGATTCCGCTTCGGCATGTCCACCTCGGCGTTCCAGATCGAAGGCGCCACCGATGTCGACGGCCGGGGGCCGAGCATCTGGGACACCTTCACCGCCCGAGCCGGCACCGTCCGCCACGGCGAGAACGCGACCGTCGCCGTCGACCACTATCACCGGTACGCCGAGGACGTGACGCACGTCGCCGACTGCGGGGTGCACGACTACCGGTTCTCGTTCGCCTGGCCCCGGGTGCTGCCCGACGCCACCACCGTCAACCCGGCCGGGCTGGATTTCTACGACCGGCTGGTCGACCGGCTGCTCGCCGCCGGGGTACGGCCGGTGCCGACGCTGTACCACTGGGACCTGCCGCAGGTGCTGGAGGACGCCGGCGGCTGGCTGTCGCGCGACACCGCGTACGCCCTGGCCGACTACGCCACCGTGCTGGTGGAACGGCTCGGCGACCGGATCCGCGACTGGATCACCATGAACGAGATGAGCGTGCACGCCCTCTACGGCTACGCGCTCACCGAGCACGCCCCGGGGCGTGGGCTCGGGTTGGCCGCGCTGCCGGCGGCGCACCACCAACTGTTGGCGCACGGACTCGCCGTACAGGTGCTGCGCGAGCACAGCGCGGCGGCCGTCGGGGTCGCCAACCAGCACTTCCCGGTGCTGCCGGCCAGCGACGACGTCGCCGACCAGATGGCCGCCGCGCTCTTCGCCGACCTGACCAACTGGTGCTACTCCGACCCGATCCTGCGCGGCGAGTACCCCAACCCGCTGATTCGCGACGGCATCGGTACGCCGGACGCGGTCCTGGACCGCGACCTGGCGGTCATCGGCACCCCGCTGGACTTCTACGGGGTCAACTACTACGAGCCGACGATGATCGAATCGCCCCGGGCCGGCAAGGACTACCGGGGAGTGCTGGAGGTCGACATCCCCGACGGGCTGCCGTTCTCGCCGGTGCCGGTGCCGGACGTGGCGCGGACCGACTTCGGCTGGGCGATCGCGCCGGGCGGGTTGACCGACATCCTGCGGACGCTGCACGAGCGCTACCCGGGCATGCCGCCGGTGGTGGTCACCGAGAACGGCGCGTCGTTCCACGACCCCGGGCCGGACCCGACCGGGCGGATCGCCGACGACCGCCGGATCGCCTTCCTCGACGCGCACCTGCGTGCCGTGGGCGACGCGGTCGCCGCCGGCGTCGACGTACGCGGCTACTACGTCTGGTCCGCGATGGACAACTTCGAGTGGGCCGCCGGCTACGACGAACGTTTCGGCCTGGTCCACGTCGACCGCACGACCCTGGAACGGACCCGGAAGGACTCGTGGTACTGGCTGCGGGACGTGATCGCGGCTCAGCCGGCGGGTGCCCGCAGCTGA